A window of Cryptomeria japonica chromosome 3, Sugi_1.0, whole genome shotgun sequence contains these coding sequences:
- the LOC131063913 gene encoding NDR1/HIN1-like protein 26: protein MYKSCRYHEYKFLVIRLRCPENKYWRRLCIGLLVFIPVVLFIILVIYLALRPHKPQFSVQDAIIYKWNVTDDDARALTSSLQFTVISHNPNDKIGVYYDRISAYATYQTQQITQTIWLTPFYQDHHDTTTIPAVFNGTVSPLAPLVADNWRAELQQTGVLHVNLRIGGRIRWKVGTWTSGHYHLNVNCFAIMGFTSNGNRGPLEERTSCDVSV from the coding sequence ATGTATAAGAGCTGCCGCTATCATGAGTATAAATTCCTGGTCATTCGTCTACGCTGTCCTGAGAATAAGTACTGGCGTAGGTTATGCATAGGCCTCTTAGTTTTCATTCCAGTAGTGCTCTTCATTATCCTGGTCATATACTTAGCCCTCCGTCCGCATAAGCCACAGTTCTCTGTGCAGGACGCCATTATCTACAAGTGGAACGTCACAGACGATGACGCTCGAGCACTCACCTCGTCCCTGCAGTTCACCGTCATTTCACACAACCCAAATGACAAGATCGGCGTCTACTATGACCGGATCAGCGCCTACGCCACATACCAGACCCAGCAGATCACCCAAACCATCTGGCTCACACCGTTCTACCAGGACCACCACGATACCACCACTATTCCCGCTGTTTTCAACGGGACTGTCTCTCCCTTGGCTCCGCTTGTTGCAGACAATTGGAGAGCCGAGCTGCAGCAGACTGGAGTTCTTCATGTGAATCTGAGGATAGGGGGGAGGATACGGTGGAAGGTAGGTACGTGGACTTCTGGGCATTACCATCTGAATGTTAATTGTTTTGCTATTATGGGTTTTACCAGTAATGGCAATCGGGGTCCTCTGGAGGAACGCACCAGTTGTGATGTGAGCGTCTGA